In Deltaproteobacteria bacterium, one DNA window encodes the following:
- a CDS encoding SpoIIE family protein phosphatase: TEDPLLGIQRKEIYHQKSCPLNKGDVVIFYTDGLVESKIKGKKSFGTEGLLKTTKILSDKQAIEIQNGILKTWKDFTKNPIPQDDITLLVLKVT; encoded by the coding sequence AACCGAAGATCCTTTGCTAGGCATCCAACGAAAAGAAATCTACCATCAAAAAAGTTGTCCGTTAAACAAAGGCGATGTGGTTATTTTTTATACCGATGGGTTGGTAGAGTCCAAAATCAAAGGGAAAAAATCCTTTGGCACCGAAGGTCTTTTGAAAACAACGAAAATCCTATCGGACAAACAAGCCATCGAAATACAAAACGGCATTTTGAAAACTTGGAAGGATTTCACTAAAAATCCAATCCCTCAGGATGACATCACACTACTTGTTTTGAAAGTGACATGA
- a CDS encoding nucleotidyltransferase domain-containing protein — MKKTPSIRNRLQELGVAAVYLFGSRAQDLHRSDSDFDIGILLEKSQDPALLGREANSKSLRSINKSGDIYQDLYELFSDFYRTMSDIDIVFLRETTGQLRYHVVKNGKILFDLNPKMRHQFEELTILEHADFESHRKLFEKHLLNSIP; from the coding sequence ATGAAAAAAACACCTTCCATTCGCAATCGGCTTCAAGAACTTGGAGTGGCCGCCGTTTATCTTTTTGGATCAAGGGCACAGGACCTTCACCGTTCCGACAGCGATTTTGACATCGGAATTCTTCTGGAAAAAAGTCAAGACCCAGCTTTGCTGGGTCGCGAAGCAAACTCGAAGAGTTTGCGGAGTATAAATAAAAGCGGGGATATCTATCAGGATCTCTACGAGCTGTTCAGCGATTTCTACCGGACGATGTCCGATATCGACATCGTTTTTCTTCGGGAAACAACGGGGCAACTTCGCTATCATGTTGTCAAAAACGGAAAAATTCTATTCGACTTGAATCCTAAAATGAGACACCAATTTGAGGAACTCACCATTTTGGAGCATGCCGATTTTGAATCCCATCGCAAATTGTTTGAAAAGCATCTTTTGAACAGCATCCCATGA
- a CDS encoding DUF86 domain-containing protein, translating into MKPSLDKETILVRMSGIQEEVAQLQLLGQEPFDSFSKGVGFKLAQYHLHRALEGVFHVASHILARLPGGARTGTYKELAFALGEKGIVPQDFASQKLVKMAGFRNRLVHFYAQITPKEIYNLLNNDLGDFEIFLSSIKKILP; encoded by the coding sequence ATGAAACCATCACTCGACAAAGAAACCATTTTGGTACGCATGAGCGGCATTCAGGAAGAAGTGGCCCAATTGCAACTCTTGGGGCAGGAACCCTTTGATTCCTTTTCCAAAGGAGTCGGTTTCAAATTGGCTCAGTATCATCTTCACCGGGCACTGGAAGGAGTGTTCCATGTTGCCTCGCATATTTTGGCTCGTCTGCCCGGCGGTGCCAGAACGGGTACTTACAAAGAACTTGCCTTTGCCCTTGGCGAAAAGGGAATCGTCCCGCAGGATTTTGCCTCTCAAAAATTGGTAAAAATGGCCGGTTTTCGAAATCGTTTGGTCCATTTTTACGCCCAAATCACGCCAAAAGAAATTTACAATCTTTTGAATAACGATCTCGGAGATTTTGAAATTTTCCTTTCCAGCATCAAAAAAATTCTGCCATGA